A single region of the bacterium genome encodes:
- a CDS encoding tyrosine-type recombinase/integrase codes for MSRFTVNTRFRPGSGTWTLDYFNPEGRRRQLSGGKDEQQARRLAVKFTDWLMEGKDPETEIERARKVAERKQVTFGELIPTFLERYGKYQSQGQQRNYRAIIDNLKRCPQLIDCPAEELRKSMVLEYMRLRMEQHHVKASTVNHEADFISSVLNRAVEWDMLDRNPLQGMKRFKAAGKRDVYLSPEQLSSLINALPSRLADMAEFAAYTGFRLGNILTLRINHVRFHDLTKTGEADLVIKGGRLETFPLSQPAVEVVQRVTEGRKEGYVFINPENGKPFARSGINAFYRHVRILGLKAKDGSPLRFHDLRHVYATTLRDMGISLDDLRVLLGHKDRSTTDRYVTYDRKAVGECLTGLKRLRK; via the coding sequence ATGAGCCGTTTCACAGTCAACACCAGGTTCCGCCCCGGTTCCGGCACGTGGACCCTGGACTACTTCAACCCTGAGGGCCGCAGGAGACAGCTTTCAGGCGGGAAGGACGAGCAGCAGGCTCGACGTCTGGCCGTGAAGTTCACCGACTGGCTGATGGAGGGCAAGGATCCCGAAACCGAGATCGAGCGGGCCAGGAAGGTGGCCGAGCGAAAGCAAGTCACATTCGGCGAGCTGATCCCGACCTTCCTCGAACGATACGGCAAGTACCAGAGCCAGGGTCAGCAGAGGAACTATCGAGCGATCATCGACAACCTCAAGCGGTGCCCTCAGTTGATCGACTGCCCCGCCGAAGAGCTCAGGAAAAGCATGGTCCTTGAGTACATGCGGCTCAGGATGGAACAGCATCATGTGAAGGCGTCCACGGTGAACCACGAGGCTGACTTCATTTCCAGCGTGCTCAACCGGGCCGTGGAATGGGACATGCTCGATCGCAACCCGCTCCAGGGGATGAAGAGGTTCAAGGCGGCCGGCAAGCGGGACGTGTACCTGAGTCCGGAGCAGCTTTCCAGTCTGATCAACGCCCTGCCGTCCAGACTGGCGGACATGGCCGAGTTCGCGGCCTACACCGGGTTTCGGCTTGGAAACATCCTGACCCTGAGAATCAACCATGTGCGTTTCCACGATCTGACCAAGACCGGAGAGGCAGACCTGGTGATCAAGGGGGGAAGGCTCGAAACCTTCCCGCTTTCACAGCCCGCAGTGGAGGTTGTGCAGCGAGTGACCGAGGGCCGGAAAGAGGGCTACGTGTTCATCAACCCGGAGAACGGCAAGCCGTTCGCTCGCTCCGGGATAAACGCCTTCTACAGACACGTCCGCATTCTCGGCCTGAAGGCGAAGGACGGAAGCCCGCTGAGGTTTCACGATCTCCGGCACGTCTACGCGACCACGCTGCGCGACATGGGGATCAGCCTGGATGATCTTCGGGTGCTCCTGGGACACAAGGACAGATCGACCACGGACAGGTACGTGACCTATGACCGGAAGGCGGTGGGTGAATGCCTCACAGGCTTGAAAAGGCTCAGGAAATGA
- a CDS encoding HK97 family phage prohead protease, with protein sequence MQRKFLERPFQLKGIKENGVFSGYGSVFDVVDSYNEVVAKGAFTRSLEAMKQKQRMPALLWQHNSNEPVGVYAEMHEDETGLFVQGQLAMKTARGAEAYELLRMGAISGLSIGYNVVKEEQDKGTGITVLKEIDLWEVSLVTFPANDAARVQTVKTILESGELPTIREMERFLREAGFSQSQAKAFLAHGYNALSLREADETAFRQGIEHMIDILN encoded by the coding sequence ATGCAGAGAAAGTTTCTGGAGAGACCCTTTCAACTGAAAGGCATCAAGGAAAACGGAGTATTCTCCGGCTACGGCAGCGTGTTCGATGTGGTGGACTCCTACAACGAAGTGGTGGCTAAGGGAGCCTTCACCCGTAGCCTGGAGGCGATGAAGCAGAAGCAGCGCATGCCTGCCCTTCTGTGGCAGCACAACAGCAACGAACCGGTGGGAGTCTACGCCGAGATGCACGAGGACGAGACCGGTCTGTTCGTCCAGGGTCAGCTTGCCATGAAGACCGCTCGAGGAGCGGAAGCCTACGAGCTTCTTCGGATGGGCGCTATCTCGGGTCTCTCCATCGGCTACAACGTGGTCAAAGAGGAACAGGACAAGGGAACCGGGATAACCGTCCTGAAGGAGATCGACCTGTGGGAAGTGTCTCTGGTGACTTTCCCGGCGAACGATGCGGCCCGAGTGCAGACGGTGAAGACGATTCTCGAATCCGGCGAACTGCCAACGATTCGAGAGATGGAGAGATTTCTACGGGAAGCAGGATTCTCTCAGTCCCAGGCCAAGGCATTTTTGGCGCACGGATACAATGCCCTCTCTCTGCGGGAAGCTGACGAGACGGCCTTTAGACAGGGAATTGAACACATGATTGATATTCTCAACTGA
- a CDS encoding phage major capsid protein, with protein sequence MEELTGLIEKLSQSFEQFKTNYTDRLDHLEARMNRPGAGRARRGDDLGSEFSILNAIKFLADPTQKSEVSRELEISRELQRRFGITPPNNGLLMPLGALSEKAVTFGGTGEDLVATDHMAGSFIDVLRNRSVIMNLRPTILPNLVGNVSIPRKTGSSAAHWFAADHSDSITESTPTFDSLSFSPKFCGGLVVVSYRVTQQATPDIEDIIRRDLAAMLAVEIDAKAINGDGTGNAPRGILKTEGIDSNTYNPASSEPRFSHIVNLETVLASKNADQGNLAYLTTPGIAGEMKQRDLGADGEGVTGKFVWQPSPGVPGKGVMNGYPAYASNNVPEGYLVFGNWEDLVIGMWGAVALAVDPYGSNFAKGSVSIRAIIAVDFGVRHAESFAEIHPQE encoded by the coding sequence ATGGAAGAGTTAACGGGATTGATCGAAAAGCTTTCTCAGTCGTTCGAGCAGTTCAAGACCAACTACACGGATCGGCTCGATCATCTGGAAGCCAGAATGAACCGGCCGGGTGCCGGGAGAGCCAGAAGGGGGGACGACCTCGGGTCGGAGTTCTCGATTCTGAACGCCATCAAGTTCCTGGCAGACCCTACTCAGAAGTCCGAAGTATCACGCGAACTGGAGATCAGCCGGGAACTGCAGCGGCGCTTCGGTATCACGCCGCCGAACAACGGCCTGTTGATGCCTCTCGGCGCCCTGAGCGAGAAAGCGGTCACGTTCGGCGGCACCGGCGAAGACCTTGTGGCCACCGATCACATGGCCGGCAGTTTCATCGATGTGCTGCGCAACCGGTCCGTCATTATGAACCTGAGGCCGACAATCCTTCCCAATCTGGTGGGGAATGTCTCGATCCCGCGCAAGACCGGGTCGAGCGCGGCGCACTGGTTCGCGGCGGATCACAGCGATTCCATCACGGAAAGCACGCCGACTTTCGATTCGCTGTCGTTCTCTCCGAAGTTCTGCGGGGGCCTGGTGGTGGTTTCCTACCGGGTGACTCAGCAAGCCACGCCGGACATCGAGGACATCATCAGGCGTGATCTGGCCGCGATGCTGGCCGTGGAAATCGACGCAAAAGCGATCAACGGAGACGGCACCGGGAACGCGCCGCGGGGCATCCTCAAGACCGAGGGGATAGACTCGAACACGTACAACCCCGCTTCTTCCGAGCCGAGGTTCAGCCATATCGTCAACCTGGAAACGGTCCTTGCGAGCAAGAACGCCGACCAGGGGAATCTGGCCTACCTGACCACTCCGGGTATCGCGGGAGAGATGAAGCAGAGAGACCTCGGCGCGGACGGCGAGGGGGTCACCGGAAAATTCGTGTGGCAGCCGAGTCCGGGAGTTCCGGGCAAGGGAGTCATGAACGGTTATCCGGCGTACGCCTCGAACAACGTCCCGGAAGGCTATCTCGTTTTCGGCAACTGGGAAGACCTGGTTATCGGGATGTGGGGAGCGGTGGCCCTGGCGGTCGATCCCTACGGGTCGAACTTCGCCAAAGGCTCGGTTTCGATCCGGGCGATCATCGCCGTGGACTTCGGCGTCCGCCATGCTGAGAGCTTCGCGGAGATTCATCCGCAGGAGTGA
- a CDS encoding helix-turn-helix domain-containing protein, with the protein MSDLSRKIFSLNAAAEYSGYSRAVVEYWLDSGLLPFEEVPTPGQKNRCRRIRKADLDAFLEGHLKKNHAPARPKLKTESLILLDR; encoded by the coding sequence ATGAGCGACCTTTCCAGAAAAATCTTCTCTCTGAATGCTGCGGCCGAGTACTCCGGCTACAGCCGGGCCGTGGTCGAATACTGGCTTGACTCCGGACTTCTGCCGTTCGAGGAAGTCCCGACGCCAGGGCAGAAGAACCGCTGCAGGCGCATCCGCAAGGCCGATCTGGATGCTTTTCTGGAAGGACACCTAAAGAAAAACCATGCTCCGGCCAGACCGAAGCTGAAAACCGAGTCCTTGATTTTGCTCGACCGATGA